The DNA window GCCGATGGCGTGGAAGCTGCGCTCCGGCATATCCCGGCCGGCGCCAAGGTGGTGATCACGCTCGACTGCGACGGCCTCGACCCCAGCCTCATGCCCGGCGTGGCAGCGCCAACGCCCGGCGGGCTGACCTACACCCAAGCCATCGACTTGATCGCCGGCATTGGGAGACGTGCGACCATCGCCGGCTTTGATCTGGTGGAGCTTTATCCGGCGGCCGATGTCGGCGGCCTGTCGGCGCTGACCGCCGCCCGGCTGGTGGTGAACGCCATCGGCGCGGTGGTGCGGCAGGGGTAGGGACAGGGGGAGGGAGGACTCCGCTTGTTTCCTTCCGCCCGAGGTTCTACGCGCAGGCGTGCGCCTTATCATGTCACGACGGAGAAGGCGGCTTGTCCAGGTGGATGCCTCGGCGCAGTCGGGGCATGTCTTTGACGCTCAACCCGGTGGTGAGTGCGACATTATCGGCCCACGGGCCCTCGCTGGACATGCGCCGGATTGATGGACCTATCGCCCCCTTTCGTTAGCTGGCCCCCTTTCGGCGGCCGGCACAACAACGCGGCATGCCGGACAAATACCCGCGGACCGATAGCAAAATTATACCAATTGCCGAAGATGCTGACGCATCCGCTCATTGAGGCCATTGCTGATTTCTCATTTTCATCAGGGACATGAGAAATCAGCAAGTAGAATACCAAGAGTTATTTTCAATGCATCTCGGTATTACACGTCGATGCCGCCAATCAATTCGAAGATGACGGGCTTGTCGATCTTGGTTGCACCGGCTCTGCCGGTGGCCTGGCACAGGGACTGGCATCCGCTGTGGCCCTGTCCCGGCTGGTAAACGAACTCGGGACGATCCAGCATGGCCGTCAGCACGATATCGACATCAATCGCAGGGGCAACGATATGCGCGACGGCGGGATAGCGTTGTCCGGTATCGCCACTTGTCCAGACGCGATCATAGTCCACCTGCGCTCCGACGTTCATCTGAACGCCGTCCTCACGCAAATAGGTCAGGAAGGTCCACCGCTGGTTTGGCTCCATGACATCCCAGAACGAGATCGCCGATTTGTCGCCCTCGCCAAAGGTCATTCCCAGCCACGTCCAGTGCGCCTGATTGATTTCGGCGGCCTTTTTCATAAGCGCTTCCGGGCTCGCCGTCTCAGCCTTGCCCCACTGACGATCGAACCAGACCGAGCTTGCATCGACGGGAAAAACCTCGCCGTCGATCGTCATGGATCCCTTCGCCAGCATGTTGGTAAAGGCGTATTCATAGGAATCCGAACCTAGAAAGGGGAGTAACCCGGTGGTGCCATTGTAAAGTTCCTGGCCTTGCGGCGTCAGCACCACGTCGACGGTATCGCGCCCCGCGCCCAGCTTCAGCTGGAACTGCGATTGGTCGCCTTTGAATGTGCCGAAGCTTGAATAAACGCGGCATTCCTCGGTCGCCGCGCCGACCTTGTCCGACGCGGGCTCCGAGGCGTTATGGGGCCGCCAGAGCCCATCGGTTCCGTTCATCAGCAGGAATTCCGTCATGCTGCCTTGCGGTGTGATGCCCTGATGCCATTCAAAGCCCACGACCTTGCCCTGGCTCTTGAAGGCGGCGTTCACGTACCACGATTCCAGGACCGATGAGGGATGGCGCGCCAGATCGTTGGCGGGATCGACATAAAGGGGCACGCCAGAGATGAAACGAGGTGACCCGGCACCGCCTGGGGACGCATTGGACGCCCCGAAAACCGGAGGCGCGGTGAGGCCAAGGGCGCCAAGTGCCAAAGCTCCACCCAGCAGCGAACGCCGGGTCGCCGTTTGCGACAGCGGGCTGAACCGAGAATTTGCAAAATTCATCTTGCACCTTTTCGCTATAACCTTATATCGAAATACATAGGCCGTCCCGATGCGCGGATCAAGGGGCTCTTGCCCGAGCCGCGTGGGGGCTTTGACTGGCAATGTTTCAATTAGAGCGCTGCTCGATCTGATTGAATCAGATCGGCGCTCTAAGTTATTGTTTAGCTAGCATCATCTTCTCGATCCTCGTTTCACTCCGGTCGGATGATGCTCTAAGGGTGTGATGTCGAAATCCGAGGATTCAAATTCGCCACAGCCGGGGCGTCCGCGCGACAAGAGCCTTGATGAGGCGCTCATCCGCATCACGCTTGAGCTTCTCAGACAAACGGGTCTGGAGAGCGTGACCATGTCCAAGATCGGACGACTTTCCGGCATTCCGGCGACCAGCATTTATCGGCGTTATCCGGATGCGCACAGTCTGATTGTGGCCGCGATCAAAGACGATCTGGAAAAAATGCAGTTGCTCATCGCCGATCAAGGATCGCTGCGCGGTGACATTCTCGCCTTTTTGAGGATAATGGCCGAAGCGCTCAATCAAGATCGTGCCAGGATACTTTCTGGAATGCTTTTGCCAATGCAGGGCGATCCGGAATTGGCGGCCCTGTTCACCACGAAACTTGAAGCGCTCCGCTGCGAAGGATGGCGCGGCGTCATCGAGCGTGCCGTCCGCCGGGGGACATTGCGGGCAGAAGCGCTGGATGCGTGTCCGCTCGACGAGGTGGCGCAAGCCATGATTTTCTATCAGGCGGCGGTGAAGTTCGAGCCGGCGGACGAGGCGTTCCTGAACGATTTGCTGGATACTGTCTTGATGCCGGGGCTTGAGCGGTTTCAAAACCCAGATCCTCAAAGCGCACCCGGCAGCTCGGAGGCGTGATTGCCGTCCCAGGGAGTGCTCGCAGTGGCTTGGGCGCCAACTCTCCTTGTTCCGACGATGGCTGCCAGCGGTGGGCTATTGACCTCGGGGGCGCCTGGGGTTGCAATTGTCCGCCGCCAAGGGAGCATTTGCCGTGACGATCATCCTCAGTGACGACGATCTCCAGGGCTATGCCTTGATGGCCGTGGCGATCGGCGCGGTGGAGAAAACCTTCCTGGCCCGCGCGCGTGGCGAGGCGGTGTCGCCGCCACGCCATCACGTGTCGTTCCCCGGCCGAGGCGATCTGGTGTTCACCGTCGGCGGCGTTCTGGGCGAACGACCGCTCGCCGGCTTTCGCGTCTACGAGACGTTCGAGGGCGGCGAGCACAGCCAGATCGTCGCCGTCTGGTCGGCGGATGATGCCAAGCTCAAGGGGCTGATCGTTGGCCAGCGGCTGGGCGCGCTCCGCACCGGCGCCATCGGCGGGCTCGCCATCCGCCACCTCAGTTCGCCGGAGGCCCGCATCGTCGGCGTGTTGGGCAGCGGGCTTCAGGCGCGTACCCAGCTGGCCGCCGCCGCCGCCGTGCGCCAGATTGCGGCGGCCCGCGTGTATAGCCGCGATGAGGCGCATCGCACCGCCTTCGCGGCGGAGATGCAGCGGGCGCTGGGCATCGAGGTGACGCCGGTGGCAAGCGCGCAACAGGCGGTGGGCGATGCCGATATCGTTCTCTGCGCCACGTCGAGCCCTCGGCCGGTGATCTCCGCGTCCGACCTGAAGCCGGGCGCCCATGTCAATACGGTGGGGCCAAAGACCATCGACGCCCACGAGCTGGGGCTCGATATCGCCGGCGCGGCAAGCCTCATCGCCACCGACTCCCTTGAGCAGACCCGGGCCTACGGGGCGCCCTTCTTCCTGGACGGTTCGGGCCACGAGGGGCGCATGGTGGAGCTGTCCGACATCGTCGCGGGTAAGCGGCCCGGCCGCGCCTCGGCCGATGACACCACCTTGTTCTGCTCGGTTGGCCTGGCGGGAACCGAGGTGGCGGTCGCAGCGTCCATCTTCGAGAGCTTGTGATACCAAGATGCATTGAAAATGCCCCTTGGTATTCTGCTTGCCAATTTCTCATGCCGCTGATGCAAATGAGAAATTGGCATAAGGGACGGACACGCCTCTGGAGGCCCCATGACCGAACGCATTGAAGACAGCGTGATCGGCGTTTACCAGCGCCACGGCGCCGCCTGGGCCGCGCTGCGCGGCGACCGCCTGACGGAGGGGGCGTGGCTCGATCGTTTCTGTGGCCTTATTCCAGCGGGGGCGGCGGTGCTCGACATCGGTTGCGGCTCCGGCCTGCCCATCGCCGGCGACCTGATCCGGCGCGGCTTTGACGTGACGGGGGTGGATGGCACGCCGACCATGCTGGCGCTGTTCCGGCGCAATCTGCCGGCTACCCCGGGCCATCTTCAGGATATGCGCCACCTTGCCTTGGGCCGGCGCTTTGCGGGTTTGCTGGCGTGGGACAGCTTTTTCCATCTCTCGCCCAACGATCAGCGCTGCGTGTTCCCCCGCTTTCAAGCCCATGCCGCGCCGGGGGCGGCGCTGATGTTCACCAGCGGCAAGGCCGAAGGGGAGGCGATCGGCGACTTGGAGGGCGAGCCGCTGTACCACGGCAGCCTCGGCGCCGACGAATATCGCGCCTTGCTGGACGCCGCCGGCTTTGATGTTGTCGATCACATGGCAGACGACCCAAGCTGCGGTTATCGCACCGTCTGGCTGGCGCGCCAGCGGGGATGATCGTCGGCGCGGGTTCGGCGTGGGTGTCGCCGGATGGGACGGGCTGTTCGAGAGGATCGGGCCCTTGAACCCGATCCCATCTTTAGAGCTATCCGGCGAATTCAGGTTCGCCGGATAGGGCAGGCCCGGCGATCAGCTCTTGGTCAGCGACTGGGCCGTCTTCAGATGCCCCTCAAGGCCGGGCAGCGTTTTGGCGGCGAGCTTGGCAACGTCCGTTTTGCCTTCCGCCGCCTTCTCCTTGAACTCGGCGACGTCCTTCTCGTGGTCCCTCACCATGTACCGGGCGAATTCCCTGTCGAAGGCCGGTCCCGACAGCTTGTTGAGTTTTCTCAATTCCGCGCGGGCCTCCGGCATTATCTTGTCGGTGACGCGCACTTTCATGGAGGTGGCAACGGTCGCGGCCGCTTCCTTGGCCATGGCATGATCGGTCGCCAAGGTGGTGCCGAACGTCTTGACGCCTTCGCTGTCGCCCTTCTGGGCGGCCAGCTTGCCAAGGGCGATTTCCGAATTGTCGCCCTGGATGGCATC is part of the Pleomorphomonas sp. PLEO genome and encodes:
- a CDS encoding TetR/AcrR family transcriptional regulator C-terminal ligand-binding domain-containing protein, which produces MSKSEDSNSPQPGRPRDKSLDEALIRITLELLRQTGLESVTMSKIGRLSGIPATSIYRRYPDAHSLIVAAIKDDLEKMQLLIADQGSLRGDILAFLRIMAEALNQDRARILSGMLLPMQGDPELAALFTTKLEALRCEGWRGVIERAVRRGTLRAEALDACPLDEVAQAMIFYQAAVKFEPADEAFLNDLLDTVLMPGLERFQNPDPQSAPGSSEA
- a CDS encoding lipocalin-like domain-containing protein, producing MNFANSRFSPLSQTATRRSLLGGALALGALGLTAPPVFGASNASPGGAGSPRFISGVPLYVDPANDLARHPSSVLESWYVNAAFKSQGKVVGFEWHQGITPQGSMTEFLLMNGTDGLWRPHNASEPASDKVGAATEECRVYSSFGTFKGDQSQFQLKLGAGRDTVDVVLTPQGQELYNGTTGLLPFLGSDSYEYAFTNMLAKGSMTIDGEVFPVDASSVWFDRQWGKAETASPEALMKKAAEINQAHWTWLGMTFGEGDKSAISFWDVMEPNQRWTFLTYLREDGVQMNVGAQVDYDRVWTSGDTGQRYPAVAHIVAPAIDVDIVLTAMLDRPEFVYQPGQGHSGCQSLCQATGRAGATKIDKPVIFELIGGIDV
- a CDS encoding DUF4142 domain-containing protein; the protein is MNYRTILASAAVACLIASPAFAKADKAFLRDAIQGDNSEIALGKLAAQKGDSEGVKTFGTTLATDHAMAKEAAATVATSMKVRVTDKIMPEARAELRKLNKLSGPAFDREFARYMVRDHEKDVAEFKEKAAEGKTDVAKLAAKTLPGLEGHLKTAQSLTKS
- a CDS encoding ornithine cyclodeaminase family protein → MTIILSDDDLQGYALMAVAIGAVEKTFLARARGEAVSPPRHHVSFPGRGDLVFTVGGVLGERPLAGFRVYETFEGGEHSQIVAVWSADDAKLKGLIVGQRLGALRTGAIGGLAIRHLSSPEARIVGVLGSGLQARTQLAAAAAVRQIAAARVYSRDEAHRTAFAAEMQRALGIEVTPVASAQQAVGDADIVLCATSSPRPVISASDLKPGAHVNTVGPKTIDAHELGLDIAGAASLIATDSLEQTRAYGAPFFLDGSGHEGRMVELSDIVAGKRPGRASADDTTLFCSVGLAGTEVAVAASIFESL
- a CDS encoding class I SAM-dependent methyltransferase, whose product is MTERIEDSVIGVYQRHGAAWAALRGDRLTEGAWLDRFCGLIPAGAAVLDIGCGSGLPIAGDLIRRGFDVTGVDGTPTMLALFRRNLPATPGHLQDMRHLALGRRFAGLLAWDSFFHLSPNDQRCVFPRFQAHAAPGAALMFTSGKAEGEAIGDLEGEPLYHGSLGADEYRALLDAAGFDVVDHMADDPSCGYRTVWLARQRG